Genomic segment of Thamnophis elegans isolate rThaEle1 chromosome 17, rThaEle1.pri, whole genome shotgun sequence:
GCCCAACCTCTCTTGGCCCATATCTAACTCTATCCACGTGCTGATTCTTAGtcgagaagattcctgtgcattgGCTTTTAGCAATAAAGCAGCTTAATTGCAGCTTCGTGGGTAAGCCTGGTCTTTTTGGCCTGCCACCAGCTTCGTCTCCTTGAGGTTGAGGGACACGGGCCTATGGATCTGAAAAGGCAGAAGGCCCCAGATGTGACCTggaggatgagaaggagagaAGGCCAGTTTCCCGGGGGAACATCTTCCTGGTTCTCGGCAACTGATCAATTTCCAATGGGTGCCTGAAGAAGTCATTGTGCCACTCATCGCTCTTGTGCTACTCCTCTCAAAAGTCCACCCAGTTATCCTCTCCTTGGACCTCCGCTCGAGGAAAAACCTCCAGCGTTGGGTATTTTCGGCATTCCCCGTGGCCAACTCAGCATCCAAACCACGGAAAGGCTCCAGATACCAACGTTCTCCTATTTTCACCGCCAACATTTCGTCGGAGATCTTCCTGTCTCAAACTCTGACTCAAGAGAGGCCAGTTTCCTCAGAGTTGTAGCCACTTGGGACAGCAACAGGTGAATTGTCCGGCCCTTTCAAAATCCTGTCCCTTCGTGGTGTTTTTTTCTGGTTCCAACTCTAGGTTTAGAAAGTCAAGTTAGGTTAGGACTCTAAATGTGGCCACTACAATGTAGGACACCGaacaagagaagggaggaagacaaTGGAAACCCAACTATGAAGACAGGATGGGCCCTCTAAACTTTGATCAGGCCAAAGACGAAGATTAGGGTTGGTTGCGGTGTCCAGGGACTGCCCGTTTTAGGTGGCCATCGAATCCCCTTGTGCAATCAGGCTCTGGAAACTGACCAGCTGTTTCATCTGCTCTGTTTGCATGGAGTGTCTGCGCAGGAGCCGCTTGGTCTTCGGGGAGGAGGGAGCCACGGGGATCAGACCCTTGTGGGCTGGGGAAGGGGGCTTCCCATTGGGCCAAATGTCGCGGAGGGGAGGGTGAGGGTTGAAGTGCAGAGGGGGCAGGAAGCCCGGGCGGGTGTGGGCGATGTGATCGAGGAGCAGCGTCCCGGAGCCCCGGCGTTCCAGGAGACCTGGGGCCCTACGCCGGATGGTGATCGGGGAGATGGTGTTGGGGATACTCTCTAGACTCTCCCGGGAGGAGCTGTTGGGCAAGGTCAACGGGGAGGCGTTGTACCTCCTCCTCTCCAGCGAAACCCGGCCAGACTCTGGAGAACCCGGGATGGATTCGGGACAGAGGGAATCGAACTCCAAATGTTCCGAGCAGGTCAACCTGTGATGGGCCACACTTCTGGAACTAGGAGGCTGGAGACCTTCTTGAGCTTCCGGAGCCGTGTTGTGCCGAGCGAGGGTCTGGTGGACCTTCTCCGCCCAGGAGGAATCTCCGCCCGAGATCTCCTCTCCTTGTTGAGTCCCCATCTTGAAGCAGGAGGACTCCTGGCCTTCCACGCTGTGTCTCCGAGACAGGGGAGGCCTTTTGGTGATACTCAACCCGTTCATATCAATCCTCACCCGATCTTCCGGACTACGGGCTTTCTCCTGATAGGAGGCGGCCAAGACCGAGGGAGCCACCAAGCCCCACGGCTCGGAGTTCAGTCTCTTCAGCTGCTTAGGCTGGCTTTTGGGGTGCAGCCCCGAGGGCCccttctcctccatctccttcccctTGGCGTGGGGCGAGCAGCTGAGCCTGGTGGCCAGGCTGAAGTTGAACACGTCCCGCTCCTCTTCCTTCTCGCTGCTCCCGGGAGACTGAGAGGTGAGGACTTCGATGTCCGAAGGAGACATGCACAGGGTGGGTGGCGGCTGCTTGTCCTGCACGCCAGGAGAAGGCGGGGAGTTGAGGTACTGTTTGGTCTTCTTGGTCCCCGAAGGGGAGGTGtcggtggtgatgatgatgacctCCTTGCCCTTGGCTTTGCAGGCGTCCAGGAGCACCTGCAAGGTCGCCCGATCCCCTTTGTTGATGGCGTAGACCAACGCCGAGGCGCCCGAATAATCCTTCGTGCTGGGGTCGGCCCCGTGGTTGAGCAGGACGGTGGCTACCTCGGCCCCAGCGCCCTCCGCGCAGGCGTGCATCAAGGCGGACTTGCCCGTCTTGTCAGGAATGTTGGGGTCGGCTCCGTTCTCCAGCAGGTACCTCACCATGCGGGGCTTGTTCTGGGGGTCGTCGTAGGGGGCCACGCAGGCAGCAATGAGCGGAGTCTCCCCCTGGGTGTTGCCCTCGTTGATGTAAGCCCCGCCTTCCAGCAAGAGGCGGGTCAGACGGAATTTCCCTTGCCAGACGGCCTTCAGCAGGGCGCTGCCTTCCGTGTGCACCATGGCGAGGGTGGACGAGGGTGGGCGCCTGGccgggggcagggagggaggggagccgTCAGAAGGCGGAAGTGGGCATGGCTCTTGAGACCtgcaaaagaggaagagaggaagattaTGGAGGGATGGAACACAGATTTTCAGGTAGCCCTTGTTTTATGACTCCCGGAAGGAAAGAATTTTCCGGGAAACTGCAAGGGGGTTAGACTGGATGACCTGAGGAGGTCCCTTTGGAAGAGTCAAGAAACTTAAGTCTGATTTATCCTAAGGCTACCTGGTCATCCTTCAAGGAAATAGTATTTggtggatatttttttaattagggGATGAAAAAAACAGCCTAACTAGATACGATTTAAAGGTAGATGGTGGATTGTGATCAGTGAAttacagattaaaagagttggaagggaccttgggggtcatctagtccaacccaccacccaagcaggagactctacaccatttctgacagataacagattaacagagttggaccttgggggtcatctagtccaaccccccccccccctgcccaagcaggagacctaacaCCATTTTTAACAGAAGGCAGGCATAACAGAACCACACACTCAGGAATTGGAcgggtgcaggtagtccttgagttagggccataatggagcccaaaacctccactgctaagtgagacaattattACGTGATTTTGGCctccttttacgacctttcttgccgcagtggttaactgaatcactgcagttgttaagtaagtagcacggccgttaagtgaatctggcttccgcattgactttgctgcaccagccgtaagtgtgaaaaacggtcataagtttctattttcagtgctattataagttcggtcactaaatgaatggttgtaagttgagtccctttcttaaaatatatatataagcgAATACAAAAGAGAACAGGAAAAATTGAAATGAATCAACCAACCAGGGATTTTCAAATGTCATGCGTTATTcaaacatccccacaacatgaataaatgtgacgatgtttcccgcctaccagacaaacaagcccccccacccccccaggccgttacaacacgaaacaacaatagacacacagccagcaccaatcagcaccaatcagtggaggagaggagaagagaggaaaggagagggaaggaagagggaaggagggaagggatagagagagaaggagagagggcaggaaggggaagaataagagatgaggagaggagaagagaggaacggagagggaaggaagagggaaggagaggagggtggaagggatagaaagagaagaagagagggcaggaagggaatgaagaagagaggaggagaggagaagagaggaaaggagagagaaggaagaaagaggaaaggagaaggagggaagggatagaaagagaaggagagggggaggaaggggaagaagaagaaaggaggagaggagaagagagggaaggagagggaaggaagagggaaggagggaagggatagagagagaaggagggaagggatagagagagaaggagagagggcagcaaggggaagaggaagagatgagtaggggagaggaaagggaagaaggaaagggaaaggagagtaaggaaggaaggaagtagagaagggagggagggtgaaaagaaaagaaaaaaaaaatacaaaataggcgtaagggatggtaagcaaagcaacccagaatgtacattttaactttttctatagaaaaacaaatatgtaaaagtgataaagataaataaggaacaataactatgtgaatgtatatataagaataaaaaatacttttcaaaaaataaaaacaaatatgagacagcatctgagttttgatcacgtcACCCTGCaacggccgtaagtgtgaaaaacggtcataagccacttttttcccaCGCCAccgtaactctgaacagtcactaaatgaatcattgtaagtttgaggactacctggacacAGTTCCAACAACTAAAGTTAGTGACTGTTTGATGTTACAATGGCACGGGGAAAAGAAAGTTATTTATGGCTAGTTCTCACACTTGCAACGTCCCCATGGTTACGCCATCATGATTCGGGCACTTAGCAACCAATGTTTATTTACAACAAGCTGGAATCCCCTAGCCCCCATATTCGATCTTCCCAGcctgcttccaacaagcaaagacatggatttgcttaatgaccgcatgattcatttaacaacagcggTGATTTACTGAACACCGCCACCAAAAATAAACCTAAAATCGGGCGCGACTCCCTTAACAGAAgtggtaaatcgaggactacccgtactgtATATCACATGAGAAGAACATCATTGTTTCAGATTAAGAATGAATATTAAGAACCATGGACAATAATCAATCACCAGATAAGAATCTATAAGGGTCTATCTTGATTTAAGTATCTCATAAatttatctgccgaacaaaactccacattggcgacagggaagggcatctggccagtaaatactccatttagttgcccagactccaccccgcaggggattatggggtcatagaaaggagatgatgatgatagattgaAATATCATTTTTCTGCCTTGATTCATCAAAATGTTAGCTACAATAATAATCCATTTTCCTTAATCGTCTCAACTGTcgccgtaaatcaaggactacctatataagtcAAAGGCTTTATAATTTAACTCTTGGGTTCCCACTATTAGCCACAATTGAGGCTGCACCGAAGCAAACATTCTCCACCAAAGCAAAGcttatatctttatttatttttcaccactgaattttcCGGGCATGCTCAGTTAGGGCTCATCGGGGTAGAGAGGGATGTCTTCAGACAGAACCCACCCAAAAAGAGCCATTTCACTGGGGTTGCTCTGactcagccttagcagaagcaagaaacagaccccTTGTCAAGAAAAAGcccaatttatattttaaaaaaaactcttgtgGATTCAAGGCATTCacccaccaaaaagtccagtcAAGAGTCctgcaaggagttaactgcaggacagaccttatcagttctttGTGATAATTGCCAGGCCTGGAATtcccagccaaaaggctgcaaattaagttctggcaaggcaGTCTCTGATGCACAAAACACAATAAGcgaaatcttcagaaatacgaactgttttatcctacgaccaccactcccctttccttctatttattccccagccagggaggggccattcagcatccatgtgtgccttgcttcctgagtcaactccttgtcctctgttgtcctcctctcctaactgctctgcgcatacgtgcatctggaataggccccagctgttcttcctccccacttatctccgcctccaaaggcagctgggaaATGCCCGATGGCCCTGGCTCGATCTCTGCACCCACAGAGcgtccatcagagccttcctcagactccagagcTGGCCCacgtttctccccaacctcctcatcctcggctggcagctggcaggccacaacactggtTTCAGATGGGTGGTGAAATGCAGGCAGGGTTCAAATGTCTCCCTAGCACCCCCAGAGGTGGGGAAGTGAGCCCACTAAAAACCATCACCACCTGAGAGTCCTCGGCACCAGTTCTCCATCATTCAGACATGTGTTTGGACTGGCCTGTCTTGGGGTGTTTTAGTGGGAACAAAACTGGAGCTCTGCAAACTCATCCTGAAGTCCTGATAATTGTATCAGGTTAGGATAGGGGTCAGCAACTGGATGCCTTAAGGGCCCCAAATATGCATGTACTAATCAAGAGGTTCCTGGCCCGCAGATTTCCAAGTACATAAATGGCCAGTTGCAAAACAAAACAGCTGTAGTGTCcatggagagtctcaatcattcaggtcatggttgtctcaagaggcaactggactttctgttttttttctttgaagatgttttgcttctcctccaagaagcttcttcacctctgactgaatatagcagttagcaatagcaatagcagttcgacttatataccgcttcatagggctttcagccccctctaagcggtttacagagtcagcatatcacccccacaatctggatcctcattttacccaccttggaaggatggaaggctgagtcaaccctgagccggtgagatttgaaccactgaactgctgagtcagctgaagtggcctgcagtactgcactctaaccactgcgccacttcggctctgaatggtggggaatggaaggattgatactccttgcagagagttggtcatttgcatcctttttagagggtcgttgaggccacttggaggtttgtctgtgttctcAGGGTCCAGGTAGCCTCAACtcctctctaaaaggatgcaaatgaccagcttttctacaaggaatatcaatccctccattccccaccatccaatcagagctgaagaagctgcttggatgggaagcaaaacgtcttccaaaaaaacccccagaaagtccagttgcctcttgaaaaagcacctttgggactgctGTCGCctctgcaaattaagttctggcaagcagtcttcaaagcacgaaacacaatgagcaaaatcttcagaaatacgaactgttctCTTCTACAACCACCTTCTATtgattccccagccagggaggggccattcagcgtccacatTTGATTTGCTTCCTGGGTCAACGCCTTGTCCTCAGTTGATCAGCTCTCCAGTGTTTCCAGTGTTTCTCGACTTTGGCAGCTTGGAGATgtgcggatttcaactcccagaattctcctggctggagaattctgggagttgaagtctgcacataTTCAAGCTGCCTAAGTTGAGAAAACATTGCTCTATTGCTTTAGAGGAACGCTCAGGATCAGTGGTCCCCAAGCTTTCTGGCACCAGGGACTGGCtttgtggaagacaatttttccatgaactgggtggggggagggggaatggttTCATGCACAACCCAGttcccacgcatgcgcagatAAAGCTTCACTCGCTTACCCACTGTTTATACAGCTCAGTACTAGTCCACTGCCCAGAGGTAGGGGATCCTTGCTCAAGATATTTTCTTTCCCAACAAGCCACCtccccatttctttttcttttttttttaatgtggatttTTATCCGTGAGAGCAGAATTCAGTTGTTTCACCGAAACCCACAGGGATGTCATTCACATCACCTGTTTTTGGAAATGTTCAGAGCAAAAGACTTTCACCTGTGCCGAGGTGTTTGcaagcaattttattttattttgttttgttttgttttattcagaattctattctattctattctatttatccttccttccttcctcctatcctatcctatcctcttattcttttctcttcttatcctatcctattctcttattattctattctattctatttatccttccttccttccttccttcctcctatcctatcccatcctcttattattctattctattcattctatttattctattctattctattctgtacctGTCCTATTCTATccgatcctatcctatcctatcatatcctattctatttatccttccttcttcctatcctaccctaccctaccctatcctatcctcttattattctcttctattctatttatccttccttccttctttccttccttccttccttccttcctcctatcctatcctatcctcttattattctcttctcttcttatcctattctatcccatcctcttattattctatttattctattctattctattctgtacctgtcctatcctattctatttatccttccttcttcctatcctaccctaccctaccctatcctcttattattctcttctcttctcttctcttctatttatccttccttccttcctcctatcctatcctatcctcttattattctcttctcttcttatcctatcctatcctatcccatcctcttattattctattctattctattctattctattcattctattctattctatacctgtcgtatcctatcctattctattctatttatccttccttcttcctaccctaccctaccctatcctcttattattctcttctcttctattctatttatccatccatccttccttccttccttccttccttccttccttccttccttccttccttccttctttccttccttccatccatactatcctatcctatcctcttattattctattctattctattctattctatttatccttccttccttcctcctatcctatcctattctgttattattctattcccatgatggcaaacctatggcacacatgtcatagatggcacgcagagtcctctctgcaggcatgccaaCCGTCGCCCCAGCCCAGTTCCACCGCGCAAGTGCGAgtacctcctgctggccagctggtcttcgggtctctgccacgcatgggcggggcacatgcaggggacacatgcatgcatggggaggcagggtgcatgcacgggggatgctcacattgcatttggggcctggaaagcctcctgttcAAGACTGGGagccaaaaatgggctcccaatggGGTGGCGCATGTGCAGGGGCACTCACATTGCCTTTTGGTATTTCGCACAagtgctttgggcacttggcaccaaaggGGTTagccaatctattctattctatttttccttccttccttccttccttccttccttcctccctccctcccatcctagCCTATCCTatcattattcttttcttttctattctattttaattctattattttattttattgcctgAGAAACAAGCGAAGACTGAGGAATTACCCATCACTGATACCAGCAATTTCCTAGTCCGACTCCCCCCACTCATTATTTTCTGAGTCTCCCTAGGGAGGCCCTCCAATGACAACTGTCAAAGCTTGAAATCAGGAAAAGAAATGTGCCTCTCACACTGGGAGAGAAAtaagctccccccctcccccccggtttCATTTTCAGGAATTCCCAATAATTTTAATCCTGAGCCAGCGTGGCTCGAAATTAGCAGCAAATTTAATTTATCTTTTATTCCTCATCGCCAGGGCTTCTATTGACACAGAAATGTTTAAAAGCAAATTTATTTGGAGAGCATCAAAGGAGCACCTGGCTCAACTCCCATATTTAATGGAAGCACAATTCTTAAACCTGAAGGGGCCTCATTAATAGGTCATTCCTGCGAAGGTTGGAAAGGAGCGGATTTGGCTGTTGAAAGGCAAAGAGAGTTGATtttgattatgatgatgataatattattattaatataatatttttattattaatataataaccctacttggaacagcttataatctccgatgttaccttaacagttcctaggcccttggttaggactcgagctgttgagctaccaaccagccccaaaggctgtgaatctcaccaaagattaaccacataataataataaagctaacttggaactggttaagaccaggagcactgaaaaaagaaacagaaggctttattttgacaGCTCaaaaacaagccttagccacaaactgcatgaaggcaaaaattcaacagcaAATGtggcctctgtaatgagaaagacgagagagtcgaccacttgatcagtgggtgcagcaaaatttcacaaactgactacctacaacggcATGACCACGTTgataagatcattcactggaaattgtgccaaaagtttggatttgagtacagcaacaaccactgggaccatcaggttgagaaggttttagagaatgagaaa
This window contains:
- the ANKRD34A gene encoding ankyrin repeat domain-containing protein 34A; translation: MVHTEGSALLKAVWQGKFRLTRLLLEGGAYINEGNTQGETPLIAACVAPYDDPQNKPRMVRYLLENGADPNIPDKTGKSALMHACAEGAGAEVATVLLNHGADPSTKDYSGASALVYAINKGDRATLQVLLDACKAKGKEVIIITTDTSPSGTKKTKQYLNSPPSPGVQDKQPPPTLCMSPSDIEVLTSQSPGSSEKEEERDVFNFSLATRLSCSPHAKGKEMEEKGPSGLHPKSQPKQLKRLNSEPWGLVAPSVLAASYQEKARSPEDRVRIDMNGLSITKRPPLSRRHSVEGQESSCFKMGTQQGEEISGGDSSWAEKVHQTLARHNTAPEAQEGLQPPSSRSVAHHRLTCSEHLEFDSLCPESIPGSPESGRVSLERRRYNASPLTLPNSSSRESLESIPNTISPITIRRRAPGLLERRGSGTLLLDHIAHTRPGFLPPLHFNPHPPLRDIWPNGKPPSPAHKGLIPVAPSSPKTKRLLRRHSMQTEQMKQLVSFQSLIAQGDSMAT